The genomic interval attcctttattttagagacaggacagtggatagagtcagaaataggggggagagtgggggatgacatgcgggaaaggagcaacaggtggGATACGAACCTATTGCGTATTGGAGGACTATTGCAACCGTACATGGGGTTCACAAACTATccactaggctatcagcgccccCCAgagaaaaaatgttaatgttgaagcTAGATGTAACCCACTAGAAACAGGGTTATGCAGTATATCTACCTGCAATGCAAtagtttttgttatttattaattaCAAAGCCTGTTATCAatctgatcattttttttaaagatttatagcACTAAACATATCAGAAGGAATACATCATTTGCAGTTTAGGATCAGATATTCCCAATGACATAACAAAGCTGATGAGGGTTTTGTGCCATGGTGCGATGGACTTtcaatgaaatatatatatttttaaatatcaagTTTGAACCAAAAAATGTGATATACAGTATTTATGAATGTTCGATGCAAACTGTCCACCACCTGTGGCCGTAAATAACTTTGATGTCATTCACCACCCTTTAAACTCTCACAGCAGCTGATCCTTATGAGGAGCACAATGATGGCTTTGTGCTAGGCTGACTGACATGACCTAACACTCAGGTGTGTTTCCACCTGCTCACAGGTATGGGGATACCGACTGTGACTGCTGCGCGGATCCTCAAAGGACAGTTGGCAGGAAAGTCAGGGGAGGAGAGCAGTCTGGTTATGGATACTTTCCCTAATGTAGCCCTTTCCAAGGTGACAGACACTTACACTGAGTGAATGGAGATACCACACATgtatttgtttataaaaaagaGGTGATCATCTCTAATACCATCCCATgttgagctaaaaaaaaagaatgttatCTATTCTACTCAAAGTCTTAGCATGAATAACTGAGaatgaaaatctgaaaaatgcATGAAACGATGAGTGTGTGATTATGTATTATGATTATATCCCCCTGCAGACGTACAATGTGGACCAGCAGATGCCAGACAGTGCTGGCACAGCAACCGCATACCTATGTGGTGTTAAAGCCAACTATGGCACCCTGGGTGTCAGTGCCTCCACCCCAAGGTACAACTGTAGTGCTACCAAAGGGAACGAAGTCACATCCATTCTGCACCGCGCCAAACTAGCAGGCAAGTCTATGCATATgtgctccaaaaaagtttaaataagttagTTATAGACGTATAGATTACATTTATTCTTTACAATATGGACAGTAACAAATAATGCAAtgttatgtctctgtctgttttttaggGAAATCTGTGGGAATTGTCACCACAACTCGAGTGCAGCATGCGTCTCCTGGTGCGGCCTACGCTCACACTGCAAACCGCAACTGGTACGCTGACTCTGACCTCACCACAGAGGCTGTCAAAAATGGCTGCCGGGACATTGCTTACCAGCTGGTTCATAACACAGAGATAAATGTAAGtctgtcctttgttttttttaaagctgggaTGACAGAGAATCCCTAATgagatattgaaaaaaaaaaaacctagtaAGTCTAAATGATTTGATCGTTACTAGCCAACATGATGGTTGAACTGAGATGCaatgtgcaaaaattaaaatcCCAAACAAGAGTTTAACACACATGTATGTCAAAATGAACTCAAGATACTCGTGCCCTAATGAAATGGATAAGCACTCAGTGAGGAAACTAGCCTCATTATCTGCCACTATCCTGCAAGATCAGAGCAACTTGTGACAGAGGCCGTCTTTCCTCTTGGTTGTTGAGGGTGAAGACGGTGTGCGTTCTTGATTCAGAGGTATCAGTGCTAACCACCAAACTAATATTCCAACTTGCAGGGCTGACCTTTCAAAAGCGTGGTCCACGGGAAAAGGCATAACATTCAACCTCCAATTTATTTATCGCCATTCAAGCCTGTCTAACAGCATTATCAAGTCCCTGTTTGCCcactgttcctcctcctcccaggcCTTTGGATGACGTCACTTTCTGCCAGCCATGATGAAAGAAATCTGGAGCTTCCATCCCTGTCCTCCATTTTAATTAGTTCATAGTGCTCCGTTCTGCATAACTCTGGTTCTGGAGGATAGATCCATGCCCCTGTCTTCGATTGAATCGCTCATCCAATGCGACCTTATCCCAATGTTTTTGCTCTACTGATAAGTAACATTACCTACCACAGTTAAAaccaagtgtttttttaagattatctTTTGAGCTTTATGCTTTTACTTAATAGGCCAGCTTTAGAGATACAGGAATTGCAGGAAGAGAAAGTGGGATTTGGCATACACAAATAGAGTCAGGATCAGAAGTTGAACCTGCAATGAGTGCAGTGAGGACGAGCCTCTGGACATGGAGCGCCTGCtcaaccaactgagctaaaccagcacccTGTGACATCACTATTTCTACTGCCACTTAAAGCTGTGTGAAGTATAGATAGTGTATATGTAAAAAGTAAAGAGTATAAAGTATGTATCAATAGCCCCTAATGTCTGGTTCCAGGTCATACTTGGTGGAGGTCGCCAGTACATGTTCCCCAACAACACTCAGGACCCAGAGTATCCATCTCGTACAGGAGTCAGGAATGACGGAACAAATCTTATAACAGAGTGGATGAAGAACAAAAAGGCAAGTGGTAGATCTGACCATTTTCAACATCTGCTTTGAGCTGAGTGTGAATTAATtaatgaattgatttttttgtgtgttttttatattgattcCTACAGAATGTTAAATATGTTTGGAACAAAGCTGACTTTGATGCTGTAAACCCTGCAACTACAGACTTCCTGATGGGTAAGATGAACTTTAGTTTACTGAACATGTTTGTTAGTACGAATTTTTatgaaattcattcatcttggtaactttgtgaaatgtattattcaagTCGGTCTACCACCTGTTAACACTCCTACCTTtgggtgtctgaagctgtaaccttatgTGGGTGAAGCACCTAAGTAGTAGCAGATCTATATATGGATAGGAGCCAACTATATGTTGTCAGCaactgtttactagacagagagTCTACATATGatacgtatacaaatcagtgttaTGTCATCTTCATTGTTTATGGTGATGcacccaaatagaaaggaatttgtgggttgcacctttttaacagaatataagcagcaCTGTGAACACTGTTACTTTGTCAGCACTTTGTCAGTCAAGTGATTTGTAAGCATGCTTGTTTGATGAAGTTGTCTGACCTCGACCGATTAAATGGTGTTATAATctccagtctgtttcacgatttcttcattggatttatataacagaaacaacccccacctaacaatGTTGTAAATGAACAGGATCTCCCATATAAGGCAAAGCAAACAAATAAGACATTCTGACCGTCTTTACACAGACATTGTCTTTAGTGTTCTTCCACATTTTGGACTACCTTAATGTTGCTGAgatgttatattatattattatattatattttgatAATAGATTTATTGAAGACATTCAAGATATTGCCAGATTGAATAGTGATATGCATATAAATGATTCACAGAAGTGTCCTTCTGAAAACAGGACAGGGTAAAAGATTAAGCTTAGCAGAGTTCTAATAAACACATTCTCCTCTTTTATTGGCCTAGTTTGCTATTGAGAGTGATAAcggaattatttttaaatttttattttgcaaCTTGAGTTGCATACATCTAATCACATCATGGCACCTACACAGCAAGCTCCACTCAAAGTCCCTTTGGAGTATCTTAAAATTGccatgtgtctgtttttctctgcatttAGGTCTCTTTGAGCCCAAAGACTGTCGCTACGAGTTAGAACGTGATCAGTCCATGGACCCCTCCCTGACAGAGATGGTGGAGAAAGCAATTAAAATTCTCAGCAAAAACCCAAAGGGCTTTTTCCTCTTTGTAGAAGATAAGTGTGATTGTTTGTTACAGTTAGCTCCCAGACGGAACAACACTCTTTAATCTAAGTGAAATTGTCGGTTTAACTGTctgttttacaataaaaattACTACTTAGAAATGTCAAgttattttttcaaagttttgATTTTGGGCTAGAATTACACACAATTTGGCCTTTGTCCACATTGAAATGAGATTTGAATACTTAACCCTCTATGTAGCatttaaaaattaataaataagacttaaaacacactgaattcTATAGAAAAGCTATGCTATTGATCCTTATTAGAAAGTTATGTTCTTTTTCGACTTTAAGTGGGAGAATTGACCACGCTCACCATGCAGGGAATGCCAAAAAATCTCTGTATGAGACAGTAGAATTTGACCGGTCCATTGGGCGAGCGGCTGAACTGACCAGTGAGCTGGACACCATGTCTGTGGTCACCGCAGACCACTCCCATGTCTTCGCCTTTGGAGGAGGTTCTGCACGTGGAAACTCAGTTTTGGGTAAATTTCACACACAGAATGTACATGTTGGATAAGGAATGTTTTatgataaaaactgaaaaccaTCAGGTGTAGTTTAAAAACACCATTAGACACTTATTTATCCTATGATTTCCAGGTGTGTCTCGCTCTATAGCGGAGGACAACAAACACTTCACCATGGCTGTGTATGGAAACGGACCAGGATACCAGATTGTCAATGGAACTCGCCCTGATGTAAACGAAACAATTTCATGTAAGTGAACACAGAGAACTTTTAAAAAGACCTTGCAGTAGTATAGCTCCATCTTGTGGTGAAACAGGATACCTGCTGTAGAGACACAAAGATCAGCTGAGTCTGTATGAAGAGAGTGTTTAATAGGATGAGTCTCCAACCAgtcacccatacaaaaaaaggtAATAGCTTAACATATTATattgtttctttattaaacagatttaaagatgATCCCTTAAGCATGTAATtaccaaatgttgtttttctacatttattgcATTTTGCACCCCCATATATGGGGATATTATACCTATAAGGtacatttaatttgattaaatacCAATGTTTTAAAAGACATGTAAGACATATAatcctgcagagacaaaaataatgaacttttattgtattataagcatcaatacaaaacaaaacagttccAAAATCTTTCGGAACTGTTGAAATTATTCACTGATAAGCCTGTCTATCACTTTAATCAACTATAAGTTACCAACTGTGTGTTATTAATAATTGTTTAAAACATAATGCAGGTATACAGAAGCTCTTTTATGATTAATACATTAATATGATGCAGTACAGAGTTTTTTGTTGTGCAGTTGTTTTGGACTCTATCATATACAGGCCCTCTATGCAAAGTATATGTATATGATTTATTTATCGTTAAAATAACTGATTTAATTCTCCCTCGTTCATTCCTCCTCAGCGGGTAATGATTATCTTCAGCAGGCTCCTGTCCCACTTGACTCAGAGACTCATGGCATAGAGGACGTAGCCATCTTTGCCAAAGGTCCTATGTCCCACCTCTTCCACGGAGTCCAGGAGCAGAGCTACATAGCCCACGTCATGGCTTATGCCGCCTGCCTGGAGCCCTATGAGGACTGCAAACTACCCCCACCAAACCACGCTGCATCCATCCACCCcagcctgctgctcctcctgctgggcctcctcctcctctccctctgctccgtCTGAGAAAACAGCCTCTGGGGAAAATGTCCTGACCTTGGGATAACTTGTGATATATACAATTTTGGTTAAAAAATTATTCTTCATGCTGAACTTCAAGTAAAGAATTAAGAGCTGTATAGTCGCACAGCTTTGAAATCACTGCCATCAATTTTCTCCTGTTCAGATGACCTTTCTTCTTTATAAAAAGCAGCAGTGTTTTGGAGCCAAGACTTTTATCACTCTGTTAAATTTATttatatgaaaatgtgttttttctttaatatttgtGATTAAGGACTGATTTTGTAATATTAGACAACAATAGATTATTTGTATAACACTacttttcatctttcatttatttatggaAAAACTGTAAATTAATGATAACTaacatttacacttttttttacatttcttctttctACAAAATTATTACAAGTCATCTCCTCCATCTAACTAAGGGCCCCACTTTCTCTTCagtcgttttcacatatgcactccggataatatctagtcCTAGATAATTACATTACAAtccagagattctcccgacctagccgtttcCTGAGGTAAATTAACaatgcggaagtagcggccgaagcaacagtgtccgctacacaacgtaatgggaatatttgcctttatatcaatgctatgtgtagtccaatggaatgacaacatccactaaagagtggagaacaacatactgacaaacagaaaacacaatgcagacgtttaattacgtgtacggagatcgtagtggtcgcgtgcaaacactttagccggtcactgtatataaacgtcattctctttctattggctcgaatTGAAATCTCCAGAGTATATGCTGCCACTACATAGCCTGAAGTCCCTCCAGGTAGccaaatctctggagtttttcaggcgatttccgtatgtgtgaaaagggtttatgtgtGAAAATGGTTTTAATGTTCACTTTGTGTCTATGAtttgttgtattgtgttttggtatgaataaaatgtattctgacaaaataataatttttgttttcttttatttttactaaaGAATATGGGATGAAATGCAAGATACATTTATTGAgggttaataataatattatttgaCAATAACTATGAGCACAATTAGGCCTATTTACACCAATCATTGCATAGGCCTACATGCCAAGTATTACTTTGAATCACCCCAACATTTtctatttactttattttatcatttatttatattataatataaatataacatagCCCATATATTATACATAACCTAACTATGGATCTTAAGCTGTAACAGTAAGAGTGATTGATCAAAACAAATGGAACTTGACTTCACATCATGATGCCAGGTCTAAAAAGAAGTGACAAATAGGTGCATTGAAACATGTGAGAGAGGTCAGTCTTTGTAATTAATTGTCAGAATCATTCTTCTTATCTTTTAGCACCTTGATTTAACTTACACAAAAACAGTGAGGGGTGAAACAAGGGTAAAGCTGAAGCTGAAGTATCGATGAGTCTGTCGCCTACAGGCCATTTGCTGTATCCTGCACCCTTTTTTTTACCAAGTTCTCAGCTGATTGGTTGGAATGAAAGCTTTGTCTAATCAGAAACATGTGTGGGCGGGACTTCCGCCTGCCAGCAAGTGAGGGGGATGGTTTGTCTGTTTGGAGGGAAATTCAATAATATGCGTCTGCTGGTCCTTAACAACGAAGGTAGTGAAGATTAAAAAACTGCTCGTTGGAAACTAAGAGTAATACACATTGACTGTTGTGTGGTTTGTATAAACGAGGTAGACGTGTTGGTCTCTGAAAGGCAGCGTCTTAGTCGCTATTAGCTTAGCTAGCTGGTATCTGTTTACTGTTTCATGT from Labrus mixtus chromosome 3, fLabMix1.1, whole genome shotgun sequence carries:
- the alpi.2 gene encoding intestinal-type alkaline phosphatase; the encoded protein is MPVLRGFHFIFLISIFSTMASRHKIISTGLLIFMSVHLTLSFSDEELHASYWNHQGREALHSALSAQRNLHQAKNLILFLGDGMGIPTVTAARILKGQLAGKSGEESSLVMDTFPNVALSKTYNVDQQMPDSAGTATAYLCGVKANYGTLGVSASTPRYNCSATKGNEVTSILHRAKLAGKSVGIVTTTRVQHASPGAAYAHTANRNWYADSDLTTEAVKNGCRDIAYQLVHNTEINVILGGGRQYMFPNNTQDPEYPSRTGVRNDGTNLITEWMKNKKNVKYVWNKADFDAVNPATTDFLMGLFEPKDCRYELERDQSMDPSLTEMVEKAIKILSKNPKGFFLFVEGGRIDHAHHAGNAKKSLYETVEFDRSIGRAAELTSELDTMSVVTADHSHVFAFGGGSARGNSVLGVSRSIAEDNKHFTMAVYGNGPGYQIVNGTRPDVNETISSGNDYLQQAPVPLDSETHGIEDVAIFAKGPMSHLFHGVQEQSYIAHVMAYAACLEPYEDCKLPPPNHAASIHPSLLLLLLGLLLLSLCSV